A single genomic interval of Lucilia cuprina isolate Lc7/37 chromosome 2, ASM2204524v1, whole genome shotgun sequence harbors:
- the LOC111681968 gene encoding uncharacterized protein LOC111681968 encodes MLTKLLLMKIIFLIALINRFYTCQPITPEEEEDHLNNRLKHYLKRIEFVAQKSHGKFSTELKNLMEKFKHSLNKETFREKSQLLDQYTENEDLAEYLSIEFDKQYINEDILIETWYLNEIIPHVNKDLYNEVEQIIHELKEAYRNDDWERKFNIYADLGEKLSEDFLDYFYGEHPPVPLLNAQLKYYREYLIYLLQERQKGGEFENQLQELLGKVDVAMIGDCREEKETVIELFDDLTTRFGRYLDEYFVDFKMFKFGE; translated from the exons atgttgacaaaattattacttatgaaaataattttcttaatagcaTTAATAAATCGg TTCTATACTTGTCAACCCATTACGCCTGAAGAAGAAGAGGATCATCTTAATAACcgtttaaaacattatttaaaacgCATAGAGTTTGTAGCGCAAAAATCGCATGGAAAATTTTCCAcagaattaaaaaatcttatggAGAAATTTAAACACTCATTAAATAAGGAGACATTTAGAGAAAAGTCTCAATTGCTGGATCAGTACACTGAGAATGAAGATTTAGCAGAATATTTATCAATAGAATTcgataaacaatatataaatgaGGATATCTTAATAGAAACCTGGTATTTAAATGAGATAATTCCCCATGTCAATAAAGATCTGTATAATGAAGTGGAACAAATAATACACGAATTAAAAGAGGCCTATCGAAATGATGATTGggaaagaaaattcaatatttatgcCGATTTAGGAGAAAAATTATCCGAGGATTTTCTCGATTACTTCTATGGAGAACATCCACCGGTACCTCTGTTAAATgctcaattaaaatattatcgAGAATATTTGATATATTTATTGCAAGAACGTCAAAAGGGTGGTGAATTTGAGAATCAACTACAGGAATTATTGGGAAAGGTGGATGTAGCAATGATTGGTGATTGTCGAGAGGAAAAAGAAACTGTTATTGAACTCTTCGATGATTTGACAACAAGGTTTGGACGCTATTTGGATgaatattttgttgattttaaaatgtttaaatttggtgaatga
- the LOC124421265 gene encoding uncharacterized protein LOC124421265 — MLLRALESISQQEQEELINHGIAQYIKRFEIINLNAEEKFTTELKSLKEIFEYTLNTSNFEKKKHLLETFQEILPLEFAAFVKEKLAKQKLNENIRIAKFYLVHMYNDLKDLGLDNEALNLQYILESIYQIKDLREKRLMYNYVISNLSTDFQDILDHQPMHEVLLKAHLNFLLHFIVHVTLLTDAEQYDEDLALLGEQLYVTLKNDNVQEKLSFLEKFNDVSTKFGRMLQQLFIEYKIDNFGN, encoded by the exons atGCTTTTGAGAGC TTTGGAATCAATTTCCCAGCAAGAACAAGAAGAACTTATAAATCATGGTATCGCTCAATACATCAAAcgttttgaaattataaatctAAATGCTGAGGAAAAATTCACCACAGAATTGAAAAGTCTGAAGGAAATATTTGAATACACTTTGAATACtagtaattttgaaaaaaagaaacatttattgGAGACATTTCAGGAAATATTACCCTTAGAATTTGCAGCATTTGTGAAAGAGAAATTGGCCAAACAgaagttaaatgaaaatatacgtATTGCTAAATTCTATTTAGTGCATATGTATAACGATCTAAAGGACTTGGGCTTAGATAATGAGGCCCttaatttacaatatattttggaGAGCATTTATCAAATTAAAGATTTACGCGAAAAACGTTTAATGTATAATTATGTTATTAGCAACTTATCGACAGATTTTCAGGATATATTGGATCATCAGCCCATGCATGAAGTTTTACTTAAGGCTCATTTGAACTTTCTGCTACATTTTATAGTCCATGTTACTCTCTTAACGGATGCGGAGCAATACGACGAGGACTTGGCTCTATTAGGTGAACAACTTTACGTGACTTTAAAAAATGATAACGTTCAGGAGAAATTgagttttttagaaaagtttaatgATGTTTCCACAAAATTTGGCAGAATGTTGCAGCAACTTTTTATCGAGTATAAAATTGACAATTTTGGAAATTGA
- the LOC111681947 gene encoding uncharacterized protein LOC111681947: protein MAKLWILTVLAVVACAQIASARDLAEALNVNIREQLRLYAKFQKEADSAKYADELKKLVTLTEEALKIESADEKNKAITSAPSHFSAEFNTWISAKLEEAQVNDDIHDAIEFYNSLLSTHPEHDAEIKKTLSTLENLLKESNLKQKEEKFLALENDFSPEFQKFLKENALPTVNHQLQKTAEFFENMLHDKDLKFAKEIEALKVKTEAALDSSVSIDDKNKVLQEVTYSSNEELNEFLQKKNIEYS from the exons atggcaAAATTGTGGATTTTAACTGTCTTGGCTGTAGTGGCCTGCGCTCAG attGCCAGCGCCCGTGATTTAGCCGAAGCTTTAAATGTCAACATACGCGAACAGTTGCGCTTATATGCTAAATTCCAAAAGGAAGCCGATAGTGCCAAATACGCCGATGAacttaaaaaattggttacattGACTGAAGAAGCTTTGAAAATTGAATCAGCCGATGAAAAGAACAAAGCCATCACCTCTGCTCCCAGTCACTTCTCAGCCGAATTCAACACCTGGATCAGTGCTAAACTCGAAGAGGCTCAAGTTAATGATGATATTCATGATGCTATTGAATTCTACAACTCTCTCTTGTCTACCCATCCCGAACATGATGCTGAAATCAAGAAGACCCTCAgcactttagaaaatttgttgaaagaaTCTAACTTGAAACAAAAAGAAGAGAAATTCTTGGCTTTGGAAAACGATTTCTCTCCTGAATTCCAAAAGTTCCTCAAGGAAAACGCTTTGCCCACCGTCAACCATCAATTGCAAAAGACTGCTGAATTCTTCGAAAACATGTTGCACGACAAAGATCTTAAGTTTGCCAAGGAAATCGAAGCTTTGAAAGTAAAGACTGAAGCTGCTTTGGACAGCAGCGTCTCTATCGATGATAAGAACAAGGTATTGCAAGAAGTTACCTATTCCTCTAACGAAGAATTGAAtgaatttttgcaaaagaaaaatattgaatattcatAA
- the LOC124421266 gene encoding cell wall protein DAN4-like encodes MRLKMNLKTILSTIFVLFVISGLTVADKSTMERIRKHQEWLKQRNQGRNNLLSTAKPKKSIELLNLWRFNKNENTSINEVYPENDNILTKSTTTTTASPTTNTTTTTFMSTTIKTTLPTITSNSTSTTTSTQKPFISTTTTTLKPSVAPFYNSIPRFDSNFHLKTSTTNDWLSNDILETTTPFTATTSTSVAPPKTTSTTTATTTTTSTPTTTTTRKPKPRPYPRWGNWGAWSECSRSCGGGIQHQLRKCINR; translated from the exons ATGCGattgaaaatgaatttaaaaacgattttaag caCTATTTTCGTCCTATTTGTAATAAGTGGTCTCACAGTGGCGGATAAATCTACCATGGAAAGAATCAGG AAACATCAAGAATGGCTAAAACAGCGTAATCAGGGACGTAATAATTTATTGTCTACGGCAAAACCtaaaaaatctatagaattattaaatttatggagatttaataaaaatgaaaatactaGTATTAATGAAGTCTATCCAGaaaatgataatattttaacaaaatcaaccacaacaacaactgcCAGCCCAACCACCAACACAACCACCACAACGTTTATGTCAACCACAATTAAAACCACACTTCCTACTATTACCTCTAACAGCACCTCTACGACTACTAGCACACAAAAACCATTTATTTCTACAACGACTACGACTTTAAAACCATCTGTAGCACCTTTTTATAATTCAATACCCAGATTTGACtcaaatttccatttaaaaaccTCTACCACTAACGATTGGTTGAGTAATGATATTTTGGAAACCACAACACCTTTTACAGCTACAACATCTACGTCTGTGGCTCCCCCTAAAACAACTTCTACTACTACGGCtaccacaacaacaacttctactccaacaacaacaacaacacgtAAACCTAAACCGCGTCCCTATCCACGCTGGGGGAATTGGGGTGCCTGGAGTGAGTGTTCGCGTAGCTGTGGTGGCGGTATTCAACACCAGCTGCGTAAATGTATTAATCGGTAA